A region from the Benincasa hispida cultivar B227 chromosome 10, ASM972705v1, whole genome shotgun sequence genome encodes:
- the LOC120087949 gene encoding uncharacterized mitochondrial protein AtMg00810-like: protein MAKEFEIKDLGRLRYFLGMEVAQSKEGISVSQWKYTLDLLKETSMTGCKPIEFNAKLGDSINRIPVNKERDQNLVGKLIYLSHTRPNISYAVSVVSQFMQALYEEHMKAVERILRYLKTTPGKNLMFRRIDKRCIEAYTDSDWAGSVVDRKSTFGYCTFVWGNLVTWRSKKQEVVARSSAEAEYRAMSLEICEEIWLKKVLSDLCQKSDQPMKLYCDNKVAISIVNNLVQHDITKHVAIDRHIIKERLDSSSFCIPYIPFGQQVADILTKGLLRQSFDFCVNKLSLIDICPNLRGSVENKRAFTFEL, encoded by the coding sequence atggctAAGGAGTTTGAGATTAAAGACCTTGGGAGATTAAGATATTTTCTAGGAATGGAAGTAGCACAGTCGAAAGAAGGAATTTCCGTCTCTCAATGGAAATATACGCttgatttattaaaagaaacaaGCATGACTGGATGTAAGCCCATAGAATTTAATGCTAAGCTTGGCGATTCTATTAATAGGATTCCAGTTAATAAAGAGAGAGATCAAAATTTAGTAGGGAAATTAATTTACCTATCCCATACTAGACCAAATATATCCTACGCCGTCAGTGTGGTTAGCCAATTTATGCAAGCACTTTACGAAGAGCATATGAAGGCTGTAGAACGCATCCtgagatatttgaaaactaCTCCTGGTAAGAATTTGATGTTCAGAAGAATTGACAAACGATGTATTGAAGCTTACACTGACTCTGACTGGGCAGGCTCTGTTGTAGACAGAAAGTCAACGTTTGGGTATTGTACCTTTGTGTGGGGAAATCTTGTcacttggagaagtaagaaacaagaggtggttGCTAGAAGCAGTGCTGAAGCAGAATACAGGGCTATGAGTCTggaaatatgtgaagaaatttggttgaagaaagtttTGTCAGATCTTTGTCAAAAAAGTGATCAACCGATGAagctctattgtgacaacaaagTTGCGATAAGCATAGTGAATAATCTGGTTCAACATGATATAACAAAACACGTGGCAATCGATAGACACATCATCAAAGAAAGACTGGACAGTAGCAGTTTCTGTATTCCTTACATTCCTTTTGGTCAACAGGTCGCAGATATTCTCACAAAAGGATTACTCAGacaaagttttgatttttgtgttAACAAGTTGAGTCTTATTGATAtctgccccaacttgagggggagtgttgaaaataaaaggGCCTTCACCTTTGAACTGTAA